The nucleotide sequence GCAGTCGACGTCTGAAGCGGCGCAAGTGGAGCGATTGGGACGAGCTGCAGACTGCATTGGGAGGCTGCTGCCAGAGCATTGGGAGCTCCCTGCACTGTGACGGGCATCACCACATCGCCCGGACCAGACGGGTCGCCGGGCAAGGCAGACGGCAGCAGCATCGAGGTCGTCTGGGATGCCGGGACGACGAACAGGGGCGGCTCGGATGCCAAGGCGACGCCCAGCAaggccgcggcggccgccgcctCCCACAGGGGCGCAGAGCCGGCGCTCACCTCGGCTGGAGCGGCAGTAGCCGACGCGGACGCAGAGCCAACGCGCAGCAAGGCCGGAGAGGCAGCTGCAGCCGCCGCCGACGTAGCTGatgggcgggaggcggaggagcacgaGGGAGCTTCGCGGAAGAAGGACAGCGGCGAAGAGAAGGCTCGACGAGGATCCCGGATCTGGTCGAGCCTGACACAGGGACGGCCGGAGGGAAAAGATCAGGGCGGCGCCGTCGCGAGCACGCCCGCCGCGAGCGCGTTCGCGAGAGCCATAGCCATACTAAATGAAAAAGACATGGCAGGTGTGataagcatgcatgcatgcggatCGCCAACGAAATGGATGGCTGAGACATGCGCAGGAGTCAAGTGTCAACGCACCCCACAAACATGGACGACCAACGAAACAACACAAAATCAATGGTCGTCGTCAGCTCCAAGACAAAAGGTCGACCACCATTTCCGAGGCCGAGGAAGCCCCTATAAGAGCGTCACCACCCTAGCACATCTCACTACCCTCTCCTTGCCTTGCCTTGCCTTGGTGCGCCGCTCCATGTATATTTAGCTGCCGATCACCAACGAGAGACCCAACAAAATAAACTATGGCGCTAGCGAACGCACGGCTTGGTGTGCTTATCGTGGCGGCGATGTTATCCGCCAGCTTCCTCCCGCTGGCAACGGCTAGAGGGAGGGGCGGCCCCATCAACCCACTGGTTGCCGGCGTATGCGCGCATACACCGTTCCCTGAGCTGTGCAAGGGCACGGCTGGGAAACACGCAGACAAGTACCCGACCATCGACAATCTGGCAGTGCTTAACATGCAGGTTGACGCGTTTGCCAAGCGAACGGCGCAGGCCCGGAAGTACGTCTCAAGCGCGTCCCGCAAGGGGACACCGGCGCAGACCCAGGCGTTGAGCTTCTGCGACACCATGTACATGAACACCCAGGACACCATCGGCGCGGCGCAGCGGGCCATCACCTTCAAAGACAAGGGCACGGCCAAGATCATGCTGCAGCTCGCCGTGCAGGACTTCCAGTCGTGCGACCGACCGTTCCAGCAGTCCGGGATACCaaacccaatgctcaagtacgacgAAGAGCTCAGCCAGATGGCCAATAATTGCATGCAACTGGCTAACATGATGTGAGACGTACCCTTGCATGCACGCAGTCATGCATGGGATGGCCACGGCTGGCAGAAGCTAATGCAAGGATATGCAAGGACTTGAGTTCGCCATTCTGTTCTAACAGAAGATCGTTACTATATACTTACTTGTTTCTTGacattttctttttattattttttaccCGGCCTGCCTTTGTTGAGTAGGTCTCGAAATGAGGAGGAGGGCCTTTTTCTTTTGTTGTTATTCTTGACTGGTCTCACTTCCTTTGATCCATTCTTGTTAATTTGTTGATGGTGGAGTTTCTTGTTAATTTTTGTTATGTCTTATGTGTCGTTTATAATACTTTTGGACTACCGAGATTTATAATAACCAGAGCATAGATTGTGCACATACATTCCTATGCTTATTAAATTGGCAGTACGCTGAAAAATCTTCCTTGTTTCACTATTTCATTTGTCGGCTGCACGAGGAAATAACCAGTGACAGACTACCCACAGTGGAAGTAACATAAATgataacatcacacttatctaggcaAAATAAATGATGTGacatgtaattaatgaagaaagataggcatgtgataacatagctagttactgtaacatcacacatatcaagaaaagaggagtctacaacctaataaatgatgtgatgcatgacacaacacatatgttactacccactgtggaggtagtaacatagactagtaacatgtgcatgttactactctaagttactccccactgtgactagtctaaACATAGAAGGTTCTTTGCCATTTATGACAATAATTGTTTTTTGGACCGacgaggggtgggtgggtgggtgggggggcttccccgcCTGAATATATCACCAATGAAAGCCGCATATGTTTCGAAAATtgcttttggagctcggcctccatgcaagcctccaaattcaaaattcataaAATTATGAAAACAAGTCAGATAtgcatgaaggcataacacacatgtgtgtaaatttttaaGGCACAATACGTGTGCATAAATTTTCAGGGCAAAATAGGTCGAAATGACGGCTGCGCAAAAAGGAAAGAAACAAATCTGGGGCTTTTTAACatatgatactattcatcctcccaggTCATGAGTTTGTCTTTTTTGTATACATGGCACTTCAAGGTATTTCATCCTCAAAATTTACACACATACACATAACATCCTTGTTTACTTAGAGCACTGCCAGACTATCTAACATGAGACCGGAAAGTTTGAATGTTGTTTTTTCTAAAATTTTCGAGCTCCAGCGAGCTCCGGCACCAAAACGACGTTCTTCATATCGTTGTCAGATTATGTAAGAGCATCTACGTGGGAGGATGGGTAAAGCAGCAAGACTTGGCAGTCTCCCTTTGAGAGAGTCTCTAAATCTAAATGAGAAACAGTTTACGACATATTGTTGGGTGCCATGGCAATCCAAGAGTACCAAAATTTGAAGAGGATCATGAGAGCCACCGAGGGACAAATGTACGGGTAGAGACCCAAGGGTGACTATAGCTCCCATATGAGATCCAAAGAAGGTGAAGCAAGGTCAAGATCCACCCGCACATGTGAAGCAGTTGGACATAGAAGGGCAATATAGGCAGCATCTTCATAAGGTGCATCGCATCTTGGGCATGATGGATCGTTGACGATGTACTTTCGGTAAAGATTTTCCTTAGAGTTCAGACAATACCTGAATAAAAGCCAACCAAAGTTGATGATGGGGACCTTTGAACACCAAATGTAGTCAATGCTGATGTTGATGGAGGTCTCGTCGGTGATGGTGGCGTAGGCATATTTGGCCGTGAATGGACCATGGAGAAGGTATTGTTTATCATGAAGTGCATTGGAGGGGAAATCCTGCAAAGAAAGCAAATCATCATCCAGCTCGAGAGAAGCGGCAAGAGTTAGGCGATGCTGAAGGTTGTACAGTAAGTCAACATGCCATATATTATCCAGTAACCCCTTGTAAGTTATGGAGTATGGAAAAATCTTGGGTGGGATTGTTATAGAGGTGTGTTTAAGAGTCATGAGGCTAGGCAAAAAAAGGTAGAGTGAAGGACATTGTTTGTGAGTACAAAGGAGATGTTTAAAAGGGAGGGTAGTTGTTGTTTACTGCTATCCAAAGAAAAGAGTGGTGGGAGGGTTTACCAGTAGCAGCTAGAGAGTATTTGTAGTGGTTTAAACGTATCTAGGGAAAGCCAGGAAGCTGTAAGAGTTCGAACGTGAATTTCTTAACTAGGCATTTATTTTTTATATGCAAGTTTTTTTATGCCAAGACCATCAATTTTTTCGGCTTGCACACATTTTTCCAGGCAATACAGTAAGTGGCTTCAAATCAAACacatgatgttggggaacgtagcagaaattcaaaattttcctacatgtcaccaagatctatctatggagaaatcaGCAaccaggggaaggagagtgcatctacacacccttgtagatcgctaagaggaagcgttcaagagaacggggttgaaggagtcgtactcgtcgtgatccaaatcaccggagatcctagtgccgaacggacgacacctccgcgttcaacacacgtacagcccggtgacgtctcccacgccttgatccagcaaggagagagggagaggttgagaaagactccgtccagcagcagcacaacggcgtggtggtggtggaggagcgtggcaatcccgcagggcttcgccaagcaccgcgggagaggagaagggagagaggtagggctgcgccaagagggagagaaactcatgtgttggcagccctcaagacctcaactatatataggggagagggaggggggtgcgcccctctagggtttccaccccaaggggtgaggctgcccccaatcccatctagggtggcggccaaggggggggggagaggggaaacttgcccccaagttaggtgggtgcgccccctcccccaaccctaggcgccttgggcccttgtggggggggggggggcgcaccagcccacctgggggtggtcccctcccacacctggcccatgcagcccttcggggctggtggccccacttggtggacccccgggaccctcccggtggtcccggtacgttaccgataaaacccgaaacttttccgatgaccaaaacaggacttcccatatataaatctttacctccggaccattccggaactcctcgtgacatccgagatctcattcggaactccgaacaacattcggtaaccacataaaaacttcctttataaccctagcgtcatcgaaccttaagtgtgtagaccctacgggttcgggaatgatgcagacatgaccgagacgttctccggtcaataaccaacagcgggatctggataccaatgttggatcccacatgttccacgacgatatcatcggatgaaccacgatgtcaaggactcaatcgatcccgtatacaattccctttgtctagcggtattgtacttgcccgagattcgatcgtcagtatgccaataccttgttcaatctcgttaccagcaagtctctttactcattccataacacatcatcccgtgatcaaccccttgatcacattgtgcacattatgatgatgtcctaccgagttggcccagagatacctctccatttgcacggagtgacaaatcccagtctcgattcgtgccaacccaacagacactttcggagatacctgtagtgcacctttatagccacccagttacgttgtgacgtttggtacacccaaagcattcctacagtatccgggagttgcacaatctcatggtctaaggaaatgatacttgacattagaaaagctttagcatacaaactacgatctttgtgctaggcttaggattgggtgttgtccatcacatcattctcctaatgatgtgatcccgttatccaatgtccatggtcagaaaaccgtaaccatctattgatcaacgagctagtcaactagaggcttactagggacatggtgttgtctatgtatccacacatggataataaacgattatcatgaacaaggaaatataataataataactaatttattattgcctctagggcatatttccaacagtctcccacttgcactagagtcaataatctagttcacatcgcttatgtgattaacactgataggtcacatcgccatgtgaccaacatccaaagagtttagtagtgtcactaaactagttcacatcaccatgtgattaagactcaatgagttctggggtttgatcatgttttcatgtaaggagaataatggttactctatttatttgaataattatattgcgatagacataatccaatcatgtctatgctcaacgcaaacaccaaataacaattatttaggtttaacaccaatttcgatggtagagggagcgtgcgatgcttgatcacatcaaccttggaaacatttccaacacatatcgtcagctcacctttagctagtctccgtttattccgtagcttttatttcgagctactaacacttagcaaccgaacaagtatctaataccctggtgctactaggagtactagtaaagtacacattaacataatgtatatccaatatacttttatcgaccttgccagccttcttatctaccaagtatctagggtaattctgctccagtggctgttccccttattacagaagcacttagtctcgggtttgggttcaaccttgggtttcttcactagagcagcagctgatttgccgtttcttgaagtatcccttcttgcccttgcccttcttgaaactagtggtttcaccaaccatcaacaattgatgctccttcttgatttctacttttgcggtgtcaaacatcgtgaatatctcaaggatcatcatatctatccctaatagttcatcacgaagctctagcagcttggtggcaatgactttggagaaacatcactatgtcatctggaagatcaactcccactcgattcaagtgattgttgcactcagacaatctgagcacaagctcaacgattgagcttttctcccttagtttgcaggctaagaaaatcatcagaggtcttatacctcttgacgtgggcacgagcctgaaatcccaatttcagccctcgaaacatctcatatgttccgcgacgtttcgaaaacgtctttgatgcctcaactctaaaccatttaactaaactatcacgtagttatcaaaacatgtatatccgatgttcgcaacatccatagacgacgattggggttcagcacactaagcggtgcattaaggacataagctttctaccgTCCGCATAATCTCtattgtcaactttcaactatattttctctaggaacatatctaaacagtggaactaaagcacgagcttacgacataatttgcaaagatcttttgactatgttcaggataattaagttcatctcatgaactcccactcagatagacatccctctagtcatctaagtgattacatgatccgagtcaactaggccgtgtccgatcatcacgtgagacggactagtcatcatcggtgaacatcttcatgttgatcgtatctactatacgactcatgctcgacctttcgatctcttgtgttccgaggccatgtctgtacatgctaggcttgtcaagttaacctaagtgtttcgcgtgtgtaaatctggcttacacccgttgtatgtgaatgtaagaatctatcacacccgatcatcacgtggtgcttcgaaacgacgaactttcgcaacggtgcacagttagggggaacactttcttgaaattttaatgaggaatcatcttatttactaccgtcgttctaagcaaataagatccataaacatgataaacatcacatgcaatcaaatagtgacatgatatggccaatatcattttgctccttttgatctccatcttcggggctccatgatcatcatcgtcatcggcatgacaccatgatctccatcatcatgatcttcatcatcgtgtctccatgaagttgtctcgccaacttattacttctactactatggctaccggttagcaataaattaaagtaattacatggcgtttgttcaatgacacgcaggtcatacaataaataaagacaactcctatggctcctgccggttgtcatactcatcgacatgcaagtcgtgattcctattacaagaacatgatcaatctcatacatcacattcttcttggccatatcacatcacatagcataccctgcaaaaacaagttagacgtcgtctaattgttgtttgcatgttttacgtggctgctatgggtttctagcaagaacgtttcttacctacgcaaaaccacaacgtgatatgccaattgctatttacccttcataaggacccttttcatcaaatccgttccgactaaatgGGAGaggctggcacccgctagccaccttatgcaccaagtgcatgtcagtcggtggaacctgtctcacgtacgtgtacgtgtaaggtcggtctgggccgcttcatcccacaatgccgtcgaaacaagattggactagtaacggtaagcatattgaacaaaatcaacgcccacaactactttgtgttgtactcgtgcaaagaatctacggaatagacctagctcatgatgccactgttggggaacgtagcagaaattcaaaattttcctacgtgtcaccaagatctatctatggagaaaccagcaacgaggggaaggagagtgcatctacatacccttgtagatcgctaagcggaagcgttcaagagaacggggttgaaggagtggtactcgtcgtgatccaaatcaccggagatcctagtgccgaacggacggcacctcgcgttcaacacacgtacagcccggtgacgtctcccacgccttgatccagcaaggagagagggagaggttgaggaagactccgtccagcagcagcacaacggcgtggtggtggtggagaagcgtggcaatcctgcagggcttcgccaagcaccgcgggagaggagaagggagagaggtagggctgcgccaagagggagagaaactcatgtgttggcagccttcaagacctcaactatatataggggagagggatgggggtgcgccccctctagggtttccaccccaaggggtgtggctgcccccaatcccatctagggtggcggccaaggggggggagaggggaaacttgccccccaagttagatgggtgcgccccctcccccaaccttaggtgccttgggcccctgtgggggggcgcaccagcccacctggggctggtcccctcccacacttggcccatgcagccctccggggctggtggccccacttggtggacccccgggaccctcccggtggtcccggtacgttaccgataaaacccaaaacttttccggtgaccaaaacaggacttcccatatataaatctttacctccggaccattccggaactcctcgtgacgtccgagatctcatccgggactccgaacaacattcggtaaccacatacaaacttcctttataaccctagcgtcatcgaaccataagtgtgtagaccctacgggttcgggaatcatgcagacatgactgagacgttctccggttaataaccaacagcgggatatggatacccatgttgggtcccacatgttccacgatgatctcatcggatgaaccacgatgtcaaggactcaatcaatcccgtatacaattccctttgtctagcggtattgtacttgcccgagattcgatcgttggtatgccgataccttctttaatctcgttactggcaagtctctttactcgttccgtaacacatcatcccgtgatcaaccccttggtcacattgtgcacattatgatgatgtcctaccgagtgggcccagagatacctctccgtttgcacggagtgacaaatcccagtctcgattcgtgccaacccaacagacactttcagagatacctgtagtgcacctttatagccacccagttacgttatgacgtttggtacacccaaagcattcctacggtatccgggagttgcacaatctcatggtctaaggaaatgatacttgacattagaaaagctttagcatacgaactatgatctttgtgctaggcttaggattgggtcttgtccatcacatcattctcctaatgatgtgatcccgttatccaatgtccatggtcaggaaactgtaaccatctattgatcaacgagctagtcaactagaggcttactacggacatggtgttgtctatgtatccacacatgtatctgagtttcctttcaatacaactatagcatggataataaacgattatcatgaacaaggaaatataataataataactaatttattattgcctctagggcatatttccaacacatgaaCACCATTGGGAAGAGCTGTTGGATCTCCTAGAATATAAACAACAAGATTGTGTTTCAATAAAGGTGGTTGTCTAAAGAAAGCATCATCTATTTCTTCCTCTCATGCAGATAGTTAAATCTCTCATGTTCCAACGGCTTCTCCAACTATCACTCACACCTCGTCAACTCAATTGATCAGTTAAGCGGGCTTCCAACTACCGCACACCATGCAACAGGGTCTCTACTTGCGCATATGGCTTCACACACCACCAACAAGTATGCAACAGATATAGCGAGACTCTCACATCGATTGGTCGACCGAGTTCTCTGTAATGTGATGTCTTCAACTCGATCAGTTAGTACCGCATATGGGGGTCTACTATACTCTCGCGCATGATCGCAACGGGGGTCTCTACTCATGCATACAGCTTCTCCAACTATTGCGCACCATTTTGAAGTTCATACGCATCAGGTTGTAGCGTGCACGTGTGAGATTCTCACATTGACTGATTGACCGGATTCTCACATTGATTGATTGAACGTGCAACTCGAGTTGTAGCTACTCGCTCATGCAATGAAGGCCTCCAACCACCACCATGCACGAATAATGATTGGCCAGGAGCCTCTAACTGCTACCAAACACAAGCATTGACTGATCGATGGGCGGCCTCAAACTGCCATGAATGAGCATCAATTGATCG is from Triticum aestivum cultivar Chinese Spring chromosome 1B, IWGSC CS RefSeq v2.1, whole genome shotgun sequence and encodes:
- the LOC123089666 gene encoding uncharacterized protein, whose translation is MALANARLGVLIVAAMLSASFLPLATARGRGGPINPLVAGVCAHTPFPELCKGTAGKHADKYPTIDNLAVLNMQVDAFAKRTAQARKYVSSASRKGTPAQTQALSFCDTMYMNTQDTIGAAQRAITFKDKGTAKIMLQLAVQDFQSCDRPFQQSGIPNPMLKYDEELSQMANNCMQLANMM